AGAGGTCCCAGGTGCCGCCGATCGCGGCCCGCGCCTCGACGATCTCGTAGCTGAGGTCGGAGCGACGCTCCTGGAGGCGGTACGCCGCCCCGATCCCCGACAGTCCTGCGCCCACGATGAGCACGTCGACGGTGCGGTCGGCCATGGGGCCTCCTTCGCTGGTCTCGGTCATGCCGGCAGACGGGGTCCGCCGTGTTCGATTGTGACGCGGACCACTCGCGAATACTTGACTCTCGACGACAATCTCAGTGGCTGCCCTGTCGTACCGCCGTCGGAGTCTCCCCCCACCACCGCCGCGCGCTCCGAGTCAGCGTCGCCTGCTCGGCGAACCCGACGGCGGCGGAGATCTCGTGCAGCGGCACCGCGGTCCGCGTGAGGTAGCGGTGGACCGTCTCGCGACGCACGTCGTCGACGATCTGGGCGAACCCGGTGCCCTGGTCGGCGAGGCGGCGCTGCAGTGTGCGGCGGTGGACGTTGAGCAGCCGGGCGACGTGCGTCATCTGCGGCGGAACGTACGCGAGGGTCTCGTGGACGATCGCACGAGTGCGACCTGCGAGGTCCTCGAGCTCGGCAGGCAGGACCGACTCGAGGTACGCCATCGCGCGGGCGCGGTTCGCCTCGTCCGCGCCCGCGATCGGCGTGGAGGCGAAGTCGGCCGGGAGGCGCAGGTAGGTCAGCGCGGACGAGACCACGACCGGTACGCCGAAGAACTCCTCGTAGACGGCGAGGGGTGCGATCGGCTCGTACGCGAGGTGCACCGACCGCAGCCCGTACCCCGGACCCGCCATGAGGTCGAACGCGCGGTGCACGAACCCGATCCCCGCATCCATCGACTGGACCCGCGGTGGCGCGCCGAGGTTCGCCTCGTACACGAACGCCGTCGTCGCCGTGTCCCCGCTCAGGTCCGGGCGGAGGTCGACGCGGATCGTGTCGGTGTGGAACCGCAGATAGCGCGCAACGGCGGCCAGCGCCTCGCCGACGCTCGGCGAGTTGACGAGGATGTCGTCCTCGTCGAGGACCGCGGGGTCGAGGCCCACGCGTCGGGCCATCGCGTCGGCGTCGCCGCCCAGCGACTCCACCACCGCGCGGAAGCCCTTGACCCCCGCCGAGCGCATCGTCGCCACGACCGGAGTCTGAGCACTGGTCCGGCCGGCGTCAAGCGGCCCGTCCTGCGCCCGGCGATCCGGTCGGTGCGCGTCGCTACGCTGGACCGCATGTCCGACAACCTTCCCGACCGCCGCCTGCTGCTGGTGCACGCGCACCCCGACGACGAGACCATCACGACCGGCGCGACGATGGCCAAGTACGCCGCCGACGGTGCTCACGTCACCCTCGTGACGTGCACGCTCGGCGAGCAGGGTGAGGTCCTGGTCCCCGAGCTCGCGCACCTCGCCGCCGACCGTGACGACCGGCTCGGCGAGCACCGCATCACCGAGCGCGACGACGCCATGAAGGTCCTCGGCATCACCGACACCCGCTGGCTCGGCGGCGCCGGCACCTACCGCGACTCGGGCATGGCGTGGTCGGACTCGGGCGCGGCGACCGTCGCTCCCGACGTCGCCGACAACGCCTTCTGGCTCGCCGACCTGCGCGAGGCGGCCGACCACCTCGTCGCCGTCATCCGAGAGATCCGGCCGCAGGTCCTCATCACGTACGACGACTTCGGCAACTACGGCCATCCTGACCACGTGCAGGCGCACCGCGTGGCGACGTACGCGGTCGCGCTCGCCGCCGTCGACTCCTACCGCCGTGACCTCGGCGCCGCCTGGGACGTCGCCAAGGTCTACTGGACGGCCAACTCCGAGTCCTGGCTGCGAGAGGGCCTCCGACGACTGCGCGAGGCGGGCGACCACACCACGTTCGAGGGGCTGGACCCCGACGGCGACCTGTCGTTCATGGCCGTGCCCGACGACCAGATCGCGGCGTCGGTCAAGGCCGACGAGTTCGCGGAGGCCAAGCTGGCGGCGATGCGTGCGTACCCGACCCAGATCCAGGTCGACAGCCCGTTCTTCGCCCTGTCCAACAACCTCGGCGCCTACGTGTGGGGCACGGAGTTCTTCCGGATCGCAAAGGGCACGCCGGTCCCGGGGGAGGACGGGTTGGAGCACGACCTGTTCGCAGGCACGCGGTGACGGCCGAGCGCGGGTACGCAGTGACGGTGAGGCCGCTCGTGCTCGTGCTCGCCGTCCTGCTCGGTGCCGCCGTGTGCGTCGCCGGACTCGTGGTCCACCGACACGTCGACCTGTCCGTGCCGTGGGGTCTGCTCCTGGTGCTCGCCACGGTCGTGCTCGCGACACGGGCGGCCGGCTACCTCGTCGGCACGGCGGGTGCGGTCGCGCTCGCCGGCGGCTACGGAGTCGTGCTCTTCCTGGGGACGTCGTCGCGGCCGGAGGGCGACTACCTGGTGGCGGCCGACACGCTCGGCTACGCCTTCCTGCTCGGATCGCTCGCCGCGCTCGTGGCAGGCCTCCTCTGGACGATGCGAGGCGCAGGTCACATCGCCCCCGGTCGGCCGGACGATCCCCGTACGCTGGGATCGTGAGCGCAGCGTCCCACCCCCTGGATCCCGCGACGTCACGGGCATTCCGTGACGTCCTCGGGCGCTTCGCGAGCGGTGTCACCGTCGTGACGAGCGTCGTCGACGGGGTCGATCACGCGATGACGGCGAGCGCCTTCACCTCCGTCTCGCTCGACCCTGCCCTCGTGCTCGTCGTCGTGGACAGGCGCAACCGCTTCCACGATGCCGTCCTCGCCTCGGGCGCGTGGGGGGTCTCGATCCTCTCCGAGGGCGGCCAGGACGACGCGACCTGGCTCGCTCACCGCGGGCGGCCGCTCGAGGACCAGCTGGCACGGGTTCCGCACCATCGCGGTGTCGAGACGGGTGTCGCGCTGCTCGACCGCGGCATCGCCTGGCTCGAGTGCACCACCTGGCAGACGTACGACGGTGGTGACCACACGATCGTCGTCGGGCAGGTCGTCGCCGCATCGGTCCGTCTCGACACGGAACAGTCCGGTCTCGATATCGGGGAGTCGCCCCTCGGCGAGCCGCTGCTCTACTACCGTTCGCACTACGGCGCCCTCGTACGCTCTCCCGAGAGCGAGAAGAACTCGGGCCCGTCGCCGGTCGAGCAGCACCGCTGACCTGCGCGCCAGCCCGGAAGACGCAATCCCCGCACACGAGGACACCCATTGGCCACCGCACCGACGCTCTCCGAGCAGGACCCCTCGCTCGACGAGCAACGCCGCAAGCGCGGCAACATCATCGCCCTGATCGTGCTCACCGCGGTCGGGCTGGTCGTCGTGGTCGGATATGTGGTCCTGCACTTCGCGACGTCCGACCGGGTCCCGGCCGGCACCTCGATCGGTGGCGTCGAGGTCGGGATGGTCTCGTTGGACGAGGCACGCAGCACGCTGGGTGACGAGCTGGAGGGTCCCGCCGCGGAGCCGGTCCGGATCGTACGCGGCAAGAAGACGTACGAGCTCACGCCGGAGGAGGCCGGGCTCGCTGTCGATCTCGACGCGTCGATCGCCCAGACCGGTGCTGCCGACTCGGTCTGGAACCCGTTGACCATGATCGACGTCCTCGTCGGGTCAGAGGACTACCCGGTCGAGCTCGACGTGGACGAGAGCGCCCTGGACGCTGCGGTCGCATCGGTCGCCGAGGACACCGACCGCGAGGTCGCCGAGGGCCGCATCGACTTCCCGGACGGACGTCCCGAGGTGACGGAGCCGAAGGCCGGCCGCGCCGTCGACCAGGACGCGACGGTGGCCCTCGTCCGCGGGTCCTACCCGCTCGAGCACACCACGCTGAAGCTTCCCGTCGACGCTCTCGAGCCCACCGTCACGAGCGACGACCTGACCGCAGCGGTCACGGAGATCGCGGAGCCGGCCGTCTCGGGGCCCGTGAAGATCGTCGTCGGCAAGAAGTCTGCCCAGCTCGCTCCCTCCGACTACGCCGAGGCGCTCAGCATCCAGGTGACCGACGGCAAGCTCACGCCGGTCGTCGACCCCATGAAGCTCGCCGAGCCGCTCGCGGACGCGACCACCGAGATCGGCACCCCGGCGAAGGACGCCACGATCGCGATCCGCAACGGCAGGCCGGCGGTCGTGCCCGGCAAGCCCGGCGTGGGCGTGGCGGCCGACGACGTGGCGACGGCGATCGTGCCGGTCCTGTCGAAGTCCGGCGACGCGCGGGTGCTCACGGTCGAGGCCTCGAAGAAGCAGCCCGACCGGACGACCGATGATCTCCAGAAGCTCGGCATCGAGGAGAAGGTCAGCTCGTTCAGCACCAACTTCCCCTACGCCGAGTACCGCAACGTCAACCAGGGTCGAGCCGCACAGCTGGTCAACGGCACCATCCTGGAACCGGGCGAGACGTTCAGCTTCAACGACACCGTCGGTGAGCGTACGGCCGCCAACGGCTTCACCACCGGCACGATGATCAGCAACGGGGTCTTCCGCGAGGATCTCGGCGGAGGCGTCTCGCAGGTGGCGACGACGCTCTACAACGCGGGGTTCTTCGCCGGGCTCGAAGACGTCACGCACAAGCCGCACAGCTTCTACATCAGCCGCTATCCGGTGGGTCGTGAGGCGACCGTCGCGTGGCCCACGGTGGATCTGAAGTTCAAGAACACCACGGACCACGGCATCTACATCCAGGCTTGGGTCAACAAGAGCACGCCGGGGTCGTCGGGCTCGATGAACGTCACCATGTGGGGTACGAAGAAGTGGGACGTCACGGCGGGGGTGTCGAGCAAGCGCAACTTCCGCTCGCCGGCGACCCGCTACGACGCGTCGGACAAGTGCGTCCCCCAAGGCGGCGTGACGGGGTTCGACATCGACGTCTTTCGGACGTTCAAGATCGATGGCAAGGTCGTCGATCGCGAGACGATCACGGCGAACTACAACGCAGCCGACAACGTCAAGTGCGAGAAGGCGCCGAAGAAGGGCGACTGACGACCGACGCGCGACGTTCTGGCGGCGCGCGATGTTGTCCTCGCCGTTTCTAGTACGGCGTACTAGTACGGCGTACTAGAAACGGCGCGAGCACTCTGTGAAATTCGTTCGGACGTTCGGACGTTCGGACGGTGGGTCACGCGGGCGGAGCGACGTACTGGTACGAGTGGTGCGTCACGAACCCGTACCGCCCGTAGAGCGTGAGCGCCGGCGTGTTCTGGCGCATCGTCTGCAGGTAGACCTTGTCGGCGCCGTGGTCGGCCGCCCAGCTCGTGCACTCCTCCAGGAGGCGTGCCGCGTGTCCTCGTCGGCGTGCGTGCGGCAGCGTGTGGACGCTGGAGAGACCGGCCCACTCGCCCGTCACGACGATGCGGGCGACGGCCTCGACGCCGTCGGTGCCCTCGACCAGAGCGAACCCGACGACCGGTGGTGAGGCCAGCACGTAGCCGACGTCTTCGGGGACCCCGCGGGTGTCGCGCTCCGCTGCGGCGAGCCAGGCGTCGGTGAGTGCGTCGTCGACACGGACCGTCGCCGTACCCGTCGACGACGCTCCCGACGCAGACTCGATCGTCGCGACGTCGGCGACCTGGACCACGGCGTGGTCGCGGGTCCCGCTGATGCCGGCCCATCCTGCCGCCGCGAACCGTGCGGCCCAGACGGTCTCGTCGATGACCTGCGCCTTCACCGGGAGGTCGTGCGCGGCGTAGTAGGCCTGGACGAGCGCGAGCGCCTCGGGCAGGGGCGTACCGGGGTCGCCGTGCACCGCGACCGAGTTGGCTCGCCCCGTGAAGCCGCCGGAGGCGCGGAGCGTCCACTCGCCGAGCGGCTCGGAGAACCGGGGTGGCCAGCCGCGGGTGCAGATCCGCGCGAGCTCCTCCGGCGAGTAGTCGAGCGCCGGCCGGGTCCTGACCCGTGCACGACCGTCCGGGACCGGCTTCGCTGCGACCACGTCTGCGGCTGCCACGTGCACCTCGGAGCCGTCGCGACGCTGGATGCGCAGCTGCACGCCGTCGTGCTCGAGCAGGCGTCCGACCACGTCGGTGAAGGCCGGGCCGCCGGACGGTCCGCGCTCTCCCGGGACGGTCGACCGGATGACGACTCGGTGCCCGACGAGGGTGTCGAAACGGCTCACGGGTAGGCTCCTCGGTGAAATTGGAACGGCGTTCCGTCCGTAAGTCGGACCTCATGAACGGACCCTCTCCGCCGAGGGTGATACTAGTTCCGACAGCTCGACAGAAGGAGTGGACCCCTCGTGACGTATGTCATCGCTCAGCCGTGCGTGGACCTGAAGGACCGTGCCTGCGTGGACGAGTGTCCGGTCGACTGCATCTACGAAGGCAAGCGGATGCTCTACATCCATCCCGACGAGTGCGTCGACTGCGGCGCATGTGAGCCGGTGTGCCCTGTGGAGGCGATCTTCTACGAAGACGACACTCCCGAGGAGTGGAAGGACTACTACACCGCCAACGTCGATTTCTTCGACGACCTGGGCTCGCCCGGCGGTGCCGCCAAGATGGGGGCGATCGACAAGGATCACCCGATGATCGCAGCACTGCCCCCGCAGAACCAGGACTGATGCTCGACCCGACGTCGTCGGCGCCGTCACGCCCGAGCGCGGCGGCGCGTCTGTCCTCGCGGGCGGTCTCGCGGCGTCTTCCCGACTTTCCGTGGGACTCCCTCGCCGAGGTGAAGGCGGTGGCGGCCGCGCACCCCGACGGCATCGTCGACCTCTCGATCGGTACGCCGGTCGACTCCTCGCCGCTGGTCGCCCAGACAGCGCTGGCGGCGGCGGCCGATGCGCCGGGATACCCGCTGACGGTCGGTACGCCCGCGCTGCGGAGGGCAGCCGTCGACTGGCTCGCCCGTAGGCACGGCGTGAACGGGCTGGGCGTCGACGGCGTCATCCCCGCGATCGGTTCCAAGGAGCTGATCGGGGCGATGGCGCTGCACCTCGGCCTCGGTCCGGGCGACACGGTCGTGATCCCCGAGCTCGCCTACCCGACGTACGAGGTCGGTGCCCGCCTCGCCGGATGCGACGTCGTCGTCTCGGACTCCACCGTCGCGCTCGGTCCGTCGTCGCCCGCGCTGATGTGGATCAACTCGCCGTCAAACCCGAGCGGCCGTGTCCTCGGCGCCGACCACCTCCGCAAGACGCTCGCCTGGGCACGCGAGCGCGGCGTGCTGCTGATCTCCGACGAGTGCTACCTCGACTGCGCGTGGGAGGCGACGCCGCAGTCGATCCTGCACCCCGACATCAACGGTGGCTCCCACGAGGGCATCCTCGCGGTCCACTCGCTGTCGAAGCGGTCCAACCTCGCGGGCTACCGTGCGGCGTTCGTCGCTGGTGACCCCGCCATCGTCAAGGAGCTGCTCGAGGTCCGCAAGAACCTCGGTCTCATCATGCCGGCGCCGATCCAGCACGCGATGAAGGCCACGCTCGACGACGATGCCCACGCCGACGCGCAGCACGCGTCGTACGCCGCCCGCCGCGCCGTGCTGCGCGACGCCCTGCTCGCTGCCGGCTTCCGGATCGACCACTCCGAGGCCGCGCTCTACCTGTGGGCGACCCGCGACGAGCCGGCCCTCGACACCGTGGCTGCGCTCGCGGAGATCGGTGTCCTCGTCGCCCCGGGCAGCTTCTACGGCGCTGCCGGCGCCCGCCACGTACGGGTGGCGTTCACGGCGACCGACGAACGGGTCGCCGCGGCCGCGCAGCGCCTCGCATCGTTCGCCTGAGACCGCGACGCGCCGACCGCGCCTGCGTGTCGGATCTGGGCGGATGGCCGCCGAACTTCGATAGCCTCACCAGGAGAGCGGGGGGACAGCATCCCTGCGACGTTGCGCAACGGAGGAGATCGGTCGATGAGCGACCCCCAGAACCCTCCCGGCGGCGAGCCGAACGACGGCGAGCCGCCGGTCAACGATCCCTCGAGCGGTGAGCCGCCGAGCGGGCCACCGCCCTATCAGCCTCCCCCGGGACCCCCCGGAGGTGGATACCCGCCTCCGCCGCAGGGCCCGCCGCAGGGACCACCGCCCGGTGGTGGCGGCTACGGATCGCCGCCGCAGGGCCCGCCGCCCGGAGGTGGCTACGGACCGCCGCCGCAGGGTCCGCCGCCCGGTGGCGGCGGCTACGGCCCGCCGCAGGGTCCGCCAGGAGGCGGCGGTTACCCGCCGCCCCCGCCCGGCGGCTACGGCCCGCCGCCCGGCTACACCGGCGGCCCTGAGTCGTACGGTCAGCCGCAAGGCCTGAGCGTCGGCGACGCCATCTCGTACGGCTGGAACAAGTTCAAGGACAACTGGGGCGTCTGGGTCGGCATCACCCTGGTCTTCTTCGTGATCCAGCTCGTCATCGGCGGCATCGGCACCGCTGCGCAGTCCGGTAGCGACAGCGCGATCGACAACGGTGTGTGGGCGGCGGCCGGCGGCTTCTCGTTCCTCGCGCTGGTCTTCAACCTGCTCAACACGCTCGTCAGCTGGTTCATGCAGGCAGCCCAGACCAGGGGTGCCTTGTCCGAGACCGAGGGGCGCAAGCCGGGGTTCGGTGACTTCTTCCAGTGGGGTGACCACGCTGGCAAGGTCGTCCTGACCTTCCTGCTGCTCGCCGTGCTGTCGTTCGTCGGGCTGCTGCTGTGCATCCTGCCGGGCATCATCTTCATCTTCTTCGCCTGGTACACGCTGTGGTTCGTGATGGACCAGGGGCAGAGCCCGATCGACGCGCTGCAGTCGAGCTTCCGGCTCGTCGGCAACAACCTCGGTCCGGTGTTCCTGCTGGCGCTGGCCCTGATCGGCATCAACATCCTGGGTGCGATCCCGTGCGGCCTCGGCCTGCTCGTGACCATCCCGATGACGCTGATCGCGACCGGCTACAGCTACAAGTTCCTCACCCGTCAGCCCATCGCCTGACGCAGCACCACTGACGTCGTCCCGGATGAGGTCCCGACCCTCATCCGGGACGACGTTCGGCTCAGGCGACGTCGACGTGCACGTGGTCGCGGTGCTCGAGGATGGCGCGGTCTCCGTCACGGTCCGGCACCGTGTACTCGCGCCAGCCTTGCGGCGAGCGGCGCGCGGTCCAGATCTTCGCGTCGAAGATGACCGTGGCGATGCCGAGCCGGTCGGCGTTCGCGACGAGGTACTGCGCGACCGCCCAGCCGTGCCGGTTGGTCTCGGGCGAGATCGGCCGGAAGAACACGTCCACGGCCTTTCCCTCGTAGTGCTTCGAGCCTTCGGAGTGGCCCGTGCTCACGCCCTCGGGCGCGTAGCCCCCCGTCGGCATGCGGCCGAACGACTGCCGCAGGTCGACGCGTACGGCCTCCGCCGCCGGCGTCAGGCCGTTCGCGCCGGGAGCACCCGGAGCGGCGTCCGCGGGCTCGATCTCACACGTGAAGGCCGCGGGGGAGTTCCCAGTCAACGCCGACGCCAGCGCGCGGCCGTACGCCTCGTGGTCGGCGTACGCCTCGGGGAACCCCGACCGCTGGACCGCCTGCGCGGCCTCGGTCACCGACATCGACCGGTAGCCGTCGATCTTCTCCAGGCCGTCGTAGAAGCGGTTGATCGCGTACCGCGGACGCATGATCTGCTCCGGGGTTCCCCACCCCTGTGAGGGCCGCTGCTGGAAGAGGCCCAGCGAGTCACGGTCGCCGTAGTCGATGTTGTGGAGCTTCGACTCCTGGTACGCGGTGGCGATGGCGATCGTGACGGCGCGCGCCGGCAGCCCACGGCGTACGGCGATCGCGGCGATGAGCGACGCGTGCTCGGCCTGCTCGAGGTCGAGCGTCGCGGTGGTCTCCCCGACCTCGACACGGCACTCCTCGGCGCGGAGCTGAGGGACGAAGCCGCTCCTGGCGAGGACGACGATGCCTGCGGCGACCACCCCCACGAGAAGGAGCAGCACGAGCAGGACGATGCCGCCACGACCCGAGCGTCGTGCGGTGGCGTCCATGGCAGTCAGTTGGCGTGCAGCGCTGCGTTGAGCTCGATGCCGGCACCGGTGCGCGGGCGCACCTCGATCCGGCCGGTCTCCGAGTTCGTCAGGAACAGCAGGCCGTCCTGCCCTGACAGCTCGGCGGCCTTCACGACGTTGCCGTCGGGCAGCGTCACCTTGGAGCCGGCCGTCACGTAGCAGCCGGCGGCGACGACGCAGTCGTCTCCGAGCGAGATGCCGATGCCGGCGTTGGCGCCGAGCAGGCAGTTGCGGCCGAGGCTGATGACCTGCTTGCCGCCGCCCGACAGCGTGCCCATGATCGACGCGCCCCCACCGACGTCGGTGCCGTCACCCACGACGACGCCTGCGCTGACGCGGCCCTCCACCATCGCGTGTCCGAGGGTGCCGGCGTTGAAGTTCACGAAACCCTCGTGCATGACGGTCGTCCCCTCGGCGAGGTGGGCGCCGAGACGCACGCGGTCGGCGTCGCCGATGCGTACGCCGGTGGGGAGCACGTAGTCGGTCATCCGCGGGAACTTGTCCACGCTGGTCACCGAGACGTGGAGACCAGCAGCGCGGGCCCGCAGCCGGGTCTGCTCGAAGCCGGCGACGGCGCACGGACCGATCGTCGTCCACACGACGTTGGCCAGGACCCCGAAGAGCCCGTCGAGGTTCGTGCCGTGGGGCTGGACGATGCGGTGCGACAGGAGGTGAAGCCGCAGGTAGGCGTCGTACGCGTCGGCGACCGGCGCAGCCAGGTCCGCCACCTCTGTACGGACGAAGGTCCGCCGCACCTCGCGCACGTCGTCCGTGCCCTCGAGCGCCGTGAGCCCCGTCGGCTCCGCGGTGCCGTCGTACGAGCCGAGCGCCGGGTTCGGGTACCAGACGTCGAGGACGGTCCCGTCCTCGGTCAGCGTGGCGATGCCGTAGGCCCAGGCGGACTGCGCAGTGGAGGTCATGCGGGCCAGGTTATCGAGCAGCCCCCAGCGAGCCGCGCCACCCGGTACGGCCATGGGCGTGATGGGATGGGCGGCATGGTCTCTCTCGATCTCGACGCCGACGTCGTGTCGCTCACGGCAGCCCTCGTCGACGTCCCCTCCGAGAGCCGCGAGGAAGCGGTGATCGCCGATGCCGTGGAGACCGCGCTGCGCGCCTACCCGCACCTCGACGTGGTGCGCGACGGGCACACCGTCGTGGCGCGCACCAGCCTCGGGCGTGACAGCCGCGTGGTCGTCGCCGGCCACCTCGACACCGTGCCCGCCAACGACAACATGCCTTCCCGCCTCGACGGCGACCAGCTCTGGGGCCTCGGCTCGTGCGACATGAAGGGTGGCGTCGCGGTCGCCCTCCGCGCCGCTGCGCAGGTTCCCGCGCCCGTCCGCGACGTCACGTACGTGTTCTACGAGGCGGAGGAGGTCGAGGCGTCGGCCAACGGGCTCGGTCGCCTCGCCCGCGAACGGCCGGAGCTGCTGGCCGGAGACTTCGCCATCCTCATGGAGCCCTCGAACGCGGTGATCGAGGCCGGCTGCCAGGGCGTGCTGCGTGTCGACGTGATCGCCCGCGGGGAGCGTGCCCACGTGGCGCGATCCTGGACGGGCGCCAACGCCATCCACCTGTTGGAGCCGGTGCTCCAGCGCCTGGTCGCCGCCGTCCGTCGCACGCCGATCATCGACGGTCTCACCTACCACGAGGGCCTCAACGCGGTCGCGATCAGCGGCGGTGTCGCCTCGAACGTCGTGCCCGACGAGGCGCGCGTCTCGTTGAGCTACCGCTTCGCGCCCGACCGCACCGAGGCCGAGGCGCTCGAGTACCTCGAAGGCCTGTTCTCGGGGTTCGAGCTGGTCGTCACGGACTCCGCACCCGCGGCGGCGCCCGGCCTCGACCGGCCGGCAGCGGCGGCGTTCGTCCGCGCGATGGGCGTCGAGGTGAACCCGAAGTTCGGGTGGACCGACGTCGCGCAGTTCACCGCGATCGGCGTCCCCGCCGTCAACTTCGGACCGGGTGACCCGCTGCTCGCCCACAAGCAGGACGAGCGTGTCCCCGTCGACCAGCTGCGCCTGACGGAGCAGCGCCTGTTCGGCTGGCTGCGGGGCGACCAAGGAGGACGTGATGAGTGACGAAGCACGCGACGAGCTGGACCCGGAGCCTCGCGACGACGAGCGGATCAAGGGCCCGGTGCTGCTGCGTCGTGACCAGATCCCGTCCACGACGACCGACCAGCGGCTGCTGGACGACTCGGGGCGGGCGGCCTGGCTGCACACCGACCCGTGGCGCGTGATGAGGATCCAGGCCGAGTTCGTCGAGGGGTTCGGGGCGCTGGCCGAGCTCGGTCCGGCGGTCAGCGTCTTCGGCTCCGCGCGCACCAAGCCCGACTCGCCCTACTACGCGGCGGCGCAGGAGCTCGGGCGGCGCTTCGCCGAGGCCGGGATCGGCGTCATCACCGGCGGAGGCCCCGGCATCATGGCGGCCGCGAACCGCGGCGCGTGCGAGGCGGGCGGTGTGTCCGTCGGCCTCGGCATCGAGCTGCCCTTCGAGGAGCGGATGAACCCCTGGGTCGACCTGGGGGTCCACTTCCGCTACTTCTTCGCCCGCAAGACGATGTTCGTGAAGTACGCGCAGGGGTTCGTGGTCTTCCCCGGCGGTTACGGCACGTTCGACGAGCTCTTCGAGGCGTTGACGCTCGCGCAGACCCGCAAGGTGACGCAGTTCCCCGTGGTCCTCTACGGGACGCCGTACTGGTCAGGCCTCATCGACTGGCTCCGGGACTCGGTCCTCGAGCACGGTGCGATCGCGGCGGCAGACGTCGACCGGCTGATCGTGACCGACGATCTCGAGGAGGTCGTCGGGCAGTTCGTACCGTCCTGACGTGCCCTGTGCGGCACAATCAGGGGGACAAGCTCGAGGGACGGAGAACACGTGCGGGTCTCGTCGGAGAAGCGACGCGAACAGCTCATCGAGGCCGCGCTGGTGGTCGCCAAGCGTGAGGGCGTCGGCGGCGTGAGCACCCGTACGGTCGCCGCCGAGGCCGGCGCCACCCCTGGGATCGTCCACTACGTCTTCTCCTCGATGGAGGAGCTGCTGCGCGCGATGATCTCGCGGATGGCAGAGGACTACGTCGTCAGCGTCAGCGAGCTGCCCCCGCCTGAGGAGGCGGACGTCACCACCCTCCTCGAGGCGAGCTTCAACCACATGTGGTCCGACGTCGAGGGCGATCCCGAGGGTCACCTGCTGACCTTCGAGGTCGCCGCCCACGCCCTGCGCAACGCCGGCTTCGACGACCTCGCGCGCTGGCAGTACGACACCTACCGCGCGGTGGCCGCACGGGCGCTGGAGCAGGTCGCGGAGGTGTGCCGGATCGAGTGGGCGGTGCCGGTCGAGCTGCTCTCGCGGATGGTCGTGGTGATCAACGACGGCGTCGTCCTGGCCTGGCTCGTGGACCGCGATGCCGCGAAGGCGCGCGAGGTGTACGAGACCTTCATCGGCCAGTTCGCGAAGTTCGCGAAGCCGGTCGACTAGTCCGCCCGGCGGTCGCGG
Above is a genomic segment from Mumia sp. Pv4-285 containing:
- a CDS encoding helix-turn-helix transcriptional regulator; translation: MRSAGVKGFRAVVESLGGDADAMARRVGLDPAVLDEDDILVNSPSVGEALAAVARYLRFHTDTIRVDLRPDLSGDTATTAFVYEANLGAPPRVQSMDAGIGFVHRAFDLMAGPGYGLRSVHLAYEPIAPLAVYEEFFGVPVVVSSALTYLRLPADFASTPIAGADEANRARAMAYLESVLPAELEDLAGRTRAIVHETLAYVPPQMTHVARLLNVHRRTLQRRLADQGTGFAQIVDDVRRETVHRYLTRTAVPLHEISAAVGFAEQATLTRSARRWWGETPTAVRQGSH
- the mshB gene encoding N-acetyl-1-D-myo-inositol-2-amino-2-deoxy-alpha-D-glucopyranoside deacetylase; this encodes MSDNLPDRRLLLVHAHPDDETITTGATMAKYAADGAHVTLVTCTLGEQGEVLVPELAHLAADRDDRLGEHRITERDDAMKVLGITDTRWLGGAGTYRDSGMAWSDSGAATVAPDVADNAFWLADLREAADHLVAVIREIRPQVLITYDDFGNYGHPDHVQAHRVATYAVALAAVDSYRRDLGAAWDVAKVYWTANSESWLREGLRRLREAGDHTTFEGLDPDGDLSFMAVPDDQIAASVKADEFAEAKLAAMRAYPTQIQVDSPFFALSNNLGAYVWGTEFFRIAKGTPVPGEDGLEHDLFAGTR
- a CDS encoding DUF6113 family protein translates to MRPLVLVLAVLLGAAVCVAGLVVHRHVDLSVPWGLLLVLATVVLATRAAGYLVGTAGAVALAGGYGVVLFLGTSSRPEGDYLVAADTLGYAFLLGSLAALVAGLLWTMRGAGHIAPGRPDDPRTLGS
- a CDS encoding flavin reductase family protein; amino-acid sequence: MSAASHPLDPATSRAFRDVLGRFASGVTVVTSVVDGVDHAMTASAFTSVSLDPALVLVVVDRRNRFHDAVLASGAWGVSILSEGGQDDATWLAHRGRPLEDQLARVPHHRGVETGVALLDRGIAWLECTTWQTYDGGDHTIVVGQVVAASVRLDTEQSGLDIGESPLGEPLLYYRSHYGALVRSPESEKNSGPSPVEQHR
- a CDS encoding VanW family protein is translated as MATAPTLSEQDPSLDEQRRKRGNIIALIVLTAVGLVVVVGYVVLHFATSDRVPAGTSIGGVEVGMVSLDEARSTLGDELEGPAAEPVRIVRGKKTYELTPEEAGLAVDLDASIAQTGAADSVWNPLTMIDVLVGSEDYPVELDVDESALDAAVASVAEDTDREVAEGRIDFPDGRPEVTEPKAGRAVDQDATVALVRGSYPLEHTTLKLPVDALEPTVTSDDLTAAVTEIAEPAVSGPVKIVVGKKSAQLAPSDYAEALSIQVTDGKLTPVVDPMKLAEPLADATTEIGTPAKDATIAIRNGRPAVVPGKPGVGVAADDVATAIVPVLSKSGDARVLTVEASKKQPDRTTDDLQKLGIEEKVSSFSTNFPYAEYRNVNQGRAAQLVNGTILEPGETFSFNDTVGERTAANGFTTGTMISNGVFREDLGGGVSQVATTLYNAGFFAGLEDVTHKPHSFYISRYPVGREATVAWPTVDLKFKNTTDHGIYIQAWVNKSTPGSSGSMNVTMWGTKKWDVTAGVSSKRNFRSPATRYDASDKCVPQGGVTGFDIDVFRTFKIDGKVVDRETITANYNAADNVKCEKAPKKGD
- a CDS encoding GNAT family N-acetyltransferase, encoding MSRFDTLVGHRVVIRSTVPGERGPSGGPAFTDVVGRLLEHDGVQLRIQRRDGSEVHVAAADVVAAKPVPDGRARVRTRPALDYSPEELARICTRGWPPRFSEPLGEWTLRASGGFTGRANSVAVHGDPGTPLPEALALVQAYYAAHDLPVKAQVIDETVWAARFAAAGWAGISGTRDHAVVQVADVATIESASGASSTGTATVRVDDALTDAWLAAAERDTRGVPEDVGYVLASPPVVGFALVEGTDGVEAVARIVVTGEWAGLSSVHTLPHARRRGHAARLLEECTSWAADHGADKVYLQTMRQNTPALTLYGRYGFVTHHSYQYVAPPA
- the fdxA gene encoding ferredoxin; translated protein: MTYVIAQPCVDLKDRACVDECPVDCIYEGKRMLYIHPDECVDCGACEPVCPVEAIFYEDDTPEEWKDYYTANVDFFDDLGSPGGAAKMGAIDKDHPMIAALPPQNQD